Proteins encoded in a region of the Halosimplex halophilum genome:
- a CDS encoding NAD(P)/FAD-dependent oxidoreductase encodes MSDSEYDVVVVGGGPAGLTAALYTTRLGLDTALVDRGGGRAAMMQDTHNVIGVTEETSGVEFLETAKEQVASYGADVHRDFVEAAERGDDGSFALEGEDGEYAADSVVLATGFSDVRPDPPLPPTGRGLHYCLHCDAYMFVDEPVYVMGTGDSAAYVAMIMLNFTDDVDVLLRGDDPEWSSDTQEMLDNHPVEVVEAEIAASNRDDDGWLESFEFEDGRVREYRGGFPMLGSEYNTDLHESLGCEINDDGTVEVDDHGRTSVDGVYAVGDVTPGHNQIPVAMGQGAKAGIAIHMDTREFPRSTEAIDDLGPVSSGDVPALSEELLATAVAHEGHAGGPRVEADDAAGGGEQSADDEQPADDD; translated from the coding sequence ATGAGCGACAGCGAGTACGACGTGGTCGTGGTCGGCGGCGGCCCCGCGGGGCTGACGGCCGCGCTCTACACGACGCGGCTGGGGCTGGACACCGCCCTGGTCGACCGCGGCGGCGGCCGCGCCGCGATGATGCAGGACACCCACAACGTCATCGGCGTCACCGAGGAGACCAGCGGCGTCGAGTTCCTCGAAACGGCGAAAGAGCAGGTCGCCTCCTACGGCGCCGACGTCCATCGGGACTTCGTCGAGGCCGCCGAGCGGGGTGACGACGGGTCGTTCGCCCTCGAGGGCGAGGACGGCGAGTACGCCGCGGACAGCGTGGTGCTGGCGACGGGCTTCTCGGACGTGCGGCCGGACCCGCCCCTGCCGCCGACGGGTCGCGGGCTCCACTACTGCCTGCACTGCGACGCCTACATGTTCGTCGACGAACCCGTCTACGTGATGGGGACCGGCGACTCGGCGGCCTACGTCGCGATGATCATGCTGAACTTCACCGACGACGTGGACGTGCTGCTGCGGGGCGACGACCCCGAGTGGAGTTCGGACACCCAGGAGATGCTGGACAACCACCCCGTCGAGGTGGTCGAGGCGGAGATCGCCGCTTCCAACCGCGACGACGACGGCTGGCTCGAATCCTTCGAGTTCGAGGACGGCCGCGTCCGGGAGTACCGCGGCGGCTTCCCGATGCTCGGCTCGGAGTACAACACCGACCTCCACGAGTCGCTGGGCTGTGAGATCAACGACGACGGCACCGTCGAGGTCGACGACCACGGCCGCACGAGCGTCGACGGCGTCTACGCTGTCGGCGACGTGACCCCCGGCCACAACCAGATCCCCGTCGCGATGGGCCAGGGCGCGAAAGCCGGCATCGCCATCCACATGGACACCCGCGAGTTCCCCCGGTCGACGGAGGCCATCGACGACCTCGGACCGGTTTCCTCGGGCGACGTGCCGGCGCTCTCCGAGGAGCTGCTCGCGACGGCGGTCGCCCACGAGGGCCACGCCGGCGGACCGCGGGTCGAAGCGGACGACGCGGCCGGGGGCGGCGAGCAGTCCGCGGACGACGAACAGCCCGCGGACGACGACTGA